A part of Deinococcus aerolatus genomic DNA contains:
- the lpdA gene encoding dihydrolipoyl dehydrogenase, giving the protein MDSYDVLVIGGGPAGYVAAIRAAQLGFKTACVDDFTRDGKPSLGGTCLNVGCIPSKALLDSSEKFEMIAHDVADHGITVDGLKMDLGRMLSRKTGVVDKLTGGIAYLFKKNKITSISGLGKLVRQDGEEWIVDAAGTEVKARNVIVATGSSPRELPLVPFGGHVVENSGALNFTEVPGKLGVIGAGVIGVELGSVWRRLGADVTILEALPGFLLAADDAIAKESLKQFKKQGLDFHFGVSITKVEQGDAGVTVTYTEKEQEVTAQFDKLIVSIGRVPHTAGLGADAVGLALDERGYVKVDSHYRTNLKGIYAIGDVIGGAMLAHKAEEEGVALAEQLAGQAGHVNYDVIPWVIYTSPEIAWAGLTEKAAKDAGHKVKTGQFPFSANGRALGHGDPRGFVKVVADADTDKLLGVHMVGPNVSELIGETVAIMEFGGSSEDLARTIHAHPTLSEVVKEAALAADKRALHM; this is encoded by the coding sequence ATGGATTCTTATGACGTGTTGGTCATCGGCGGCGGCCCGGCGGGGTATGTGGCGGCCATTCGTGCGGCGCAGCTGGGCTTCAAGACCGCCTGCGTGGACGACTTCACGCGGGACGGCAAGCCCAGCCTGGGCGGCACCTGCCTGAACGTGGGCTGCATTCCCAGCAAGGCGCTGCTGGACTCCTCCGAGAAGTTCGAGATGATCGCGCACGACGTGGCCGATCACGGCATCACGGTGGACGGCCTGAAGATGGATCTGGGCAGGATGCTGTCGCGCAAGACCGGCGTGGTGGACAAACTGACCGGCGGCATCGCCTACCTGTTCAAGAAGAACAAGATCACCTCCATTTCGGGTCTGGGCAAGCTAGTGCGGCAGGACGGCGAGGAATGGATCGTGGACGCTGCCGGAACCGAGGTGAAGGCCAGGAACGTAATTGTGGCGACGGGCAGCAGCCCCCGCGAACTGCCGCTGGTCCCCTTCGGCGGGCACGTGGTGGAGAACAGCGGCGCGCTGAACTTCACGGAAGTGCCGGGGAAGCTGGGCGTGATCGGCGCGGGCGTGATCGGCGTGGAGCTGGGCAGCGTGTGGCGTCGCCTGGGCGCGGACGTGACCATTCTGGAGGCCCTGCCCGGTTTCCTGCTGGCTGCCGACGACGCCATTGCCAAGGAATCCCTTAAGCAGTTCAAGAAGCAGGGGCTGGACTTTCACTTCGGCGTCAGCATCACCAAAGTGGAACAGGGTGACGCGGGCGTGACCGTCACCTACACCGAGAAGGAACAGGAAGTCACGGCGCAGTTCGACAAGCTGATCGTCAGCATCGGGCGCGTGCCGCACACGGCGGGCCTGGGCGCCGACGCCGTGGGCCTCGCACTGGACGAGCGTGGCTACGTCAAGGTGGATTCTCATTACCGCACCAACCTGAAGGGCATCTACGCCATCGGCGACGTGATCGGCGGCGCGATGCTGGCTCACAAGGCGGAAGAGGAAGGCGTGGCGCTGGCCGAGCAACTGGCCGGACAGGCCGGGCACGTCAACTACGACGTGATTCCCTGGGTGATCTACACCAGCCCCGAGATCGCCTGGGCGGGCCTGACCGAGAAAGCCGCCAAGGACGCGGGCCACAAGGTCAAGACCGGACAGTTTCCCTTCAGCGCCAACGGGCGCGCGCTGGGCCACGGCGACCCGCGCGGCTTCGTGAAGGTGGTGGCCGACGCCGACACCGACAAGCTGCTGGGCGTCCACATGGTGGGTCCCAACGTGTCGGAACTGATCGGCGAGACGGTGGCGATCATGGAATTCGGCGGCTCCTCTGAGGACCTGGCCCGCACCATCCACGCCCACCCCACCCTGAGCGAGGTGGTCAAGGAAGCGGCACTGGCCGCCGACAAGCGCGCCCTGCACATGTAA
- a CDS encoding type I phosphomannose isomerase catalytic subunit: MTQNLTSPLPLESRLVERVWGGTRLIPEGSDDGRKIGEAWVVGEDNRVAGGPHAGQTLAELSNRFPAALLGSRATSPRFPLLIKLLDCAEWLSVQVHPDDTQARRLEGQGFLGKTEAWQVLDADEGAQIIAGIQNGTSQDTLSAAILAGKVMEHVAYTPVHAGDTFLIPAGTVHALGPGVFLYEVQQTSDLTYRIHDWDRPAAAGRALHLSQSAEVARPWPAPASPPPPAGDAVQELTRCDYFVLERLKNQAGTLTGDTAGQSFHVLTVTRGEAQVEAGGERSTLGPYGSLLLPAAVGDYVLSGDFELLRSSLPG, translated from the coding sequence ATGACCCAGAACCTGACCTCTCCCCTGCCGCTGGAATCCAGGCTGGTCGAGCGCGTGTGGGGCGGCACCCGGCTGATCCCCGAAGGCAGCGATGATGGCCGCAAGATCGGCGAAGCGTGGGTGGTGGGCGAGGACAACCGCGTGGCGGGTGGCCCCCACGCCGGGCAGACGCTGGCCGAACTTTCGAACCGGTTTCCGGCAGCGTTGCTCGGCAGCCGCGCCACTTCTCCCCGCTTCCCGCTGCTGATCAAGCTGCTGGACTGCGCCGAATGGCTGAGCGTGCAGGTTCACCCGGACGACACCCAGGCCCGCAGGCTGGAGGGCCAGGGCTTTCTGGGCAAGACCGAGGCGTGGCAGGTCCTGGACGCCGACGAGGGGGCACAGATTATCGCGGGCATTCAGAACGGCACATCACAGGACACCCTGAGCGCGGCGATTCTGGCCGGAAAGGTGATGGAGCATGTCGCTTACACCCCGGTCCATGCCGGGGACACCTTCCTGATTCCCGCCGGAACTGTGCACGCGCTGGGGCCAGGGGTCTTTCTGTACGAGGTTCAGCAGACCAGCGACCTGACCTACCGCATCCACGACTGGGACCGTCCTGCCGCCGCTGGCCGCGCCCTGCACCTGTCCCAGAGCGCGGAGGTGGCCCGGCCCTGGCCGGCCCCCGCCTCGCCCCCACCGCCCGCCGGAGACGCCGTTCAGGAGCTGACCCGCTGTGATTACTTCGTGTTGGAGCGCCTCAAGAATCAGGCCGGTACGCTGACAGGTGACACCGCCGGGCAGAGTTTCCACGTTCTGACGGTGACGCGGGGCGAGGCGCAGGTGGAAGCGGGCGGGGAGCGCTCTACCCTGGGGCCGTACGGGTCGCTGCTGCTGCCCGCCGCTGTCGGTGACTATGTGCTGTCCGGCGACTTTGAGCTGCTGCGCTCCAGCCTGCCGGGCTAG
- a CDS encoding phosphoglucomutase/phosphomannomutase family protein — MPIKFGTDGWRDIIAEDFTYANVRRVARAHAQALRQARGQSGGGSVVVGFDTRFQGAGFARVVAETIAEGGLDVWLAAEYLPTPALSFAVVHHSAAGGVMVTASHNPPQYSGYKLKGHYGGSATPALVAEVEAALEAPEPYSGPRGTVRPLEIRQAYYEQLDRQLDLEVLRTYRGGVIHDPMGGAGSGWLTGYAAHAGLNLDLTELHGRPDPLFHGVNPEPVPQSLGELMALLAEEEGQTLGVVTDGDADRVGAVTAGGQFFNSHQIFAVLTAHLYRVRGLRGRVVKTVSGSRVIELLARKLGLEVLETPVGFKYITDAFLEGQDDESRAVLIGGEESGGLSSRGHIPERDGLLNSLLMIEAMAASGKSLPELFADIEEEVGFRHHYDRADLHLSTQFDKAALLAEAQTFAEVAGRAVEEVNTRDGVKLSLAGGASAMFRASGTEPVVRVYVEAQSDSDLRAILAEATRRVYLHDPAYQPN, encoded by the coding sequence ATGCCCATAAAATTTGGAACAGACGGCTGGCGCGACATTATCGCTGAGGACTTTACCTACGCCAACGTGCGACGGGTGGCGCGCGCCCATGCCCAGGCGCTGCGTCAGGCCAGGGGGCAGTCGGGCGGCGGCTCAGTGGTGGTGGGCTTCGACACCCGCTTCCAGGGGGCCGGCTTTGCCCGCGTGGTGGCCGAGACGATAGCCGAGGGGGGGCTGGACGTGTGGCTGGCCGCCGAATACCTGCCCACCCCGGCGCTGTCCTTTGCGGTGGTCCATCACAGCGCGGCCGGGGGGGTCATGGTGACGGCCAGCCACAACCCGCCCCAGTACAGCGGTTACAAGCTCAAGGGGCACTACGGCGGCAGCGCCACTCCGGCCCTGGTGGCGGAGGTGGAAGCGGCCCTGGAGGCGCCCGAACCCTACAGCGGGCCGCGCGGCACGGTGCGGCCCCTGGAGATCCGGCAGGCATACTACGAACAGCTGGACCGGCAGCTGGACCTGGAGGTGCTGCGGACCTACCGGGGCGGCGTCATCCACGATCCGATGGGCGGCGCGGGCAGCGGCTGGCTGACCGGCTACGCTGCACACGCGGGCCTGAACCTCGATCTGACCGAGCTGCACGGCCGCCCCGATCCGCTGTTTCACGGCGTCAATCCCGAACCTGTTCCCCAGAGTCTGGGCGAACTGATGGCTCTGCTGGCCGAAGAGGAGGGGCAGACCCTGGGCGTGGTCACCGACGGCGACGCGGACCGGGTAGGCGCGGTCACGGCAGGCGGGCAGTTCTTCAACAGCCACCAGATCTTCGCCGTGTTGACTGCCCACTTGTACCGTGTGCGCGGCCTGCGCGGACGCGTGGTCAAGACCGTGTCGGGCAGCCGCGTGATCGAGCTGCTGGCCCGGAAACTGGGGCTGGAGGTGCTGGAAACGCCGGTAGGCTTCAAGTACATCACCGACGCCTTTCTGGAAGGGCAGGACGATGAATCGAGGGCCGTCCTGATTGGCGGCGAGGAATCCGGCGGGCTGTCCTCGCGCGGGCACATTCCGGAGCGCGACGGTCTGCTGAACAGCCTGTTGATGATCGAGGCGATGGCGGCCAGCGGCAAGAGTCTGCCGGAACTGTTTGCCGACATCGAGGAAGAGGTGGGGTTCCGGCATCACTATGACCGCGCCGATCTGCACCTGAGCACCCAATTCGACAAGGCCGCACTGCTGGCCGAGGCCCAGACCTTTGCCGAGGTGGCGGGCCGGGCGGTAGAGGAGGTCAACACCCGCGACGGCGTGAAGCTCTCGCTGGCAGGCGGCGCGTCGGCGATGTTCCGCGCGTCTGGCACCGAGCCGGTGGTGCGGGTCTACGTGGAGGCCCAGAGCGACTCTGATCTGCGCGCCATTCTGGCGGAAGCAACCCGAAGGGTCTATCTGCACGACCCGGCGTACCAGCCCAACTGA
- a CDS encoding glutamate synthase subunit beta, which yields MSKITGFLEQPRVKEKYQPVDVRLKNYAEFVLPLAGEAAQKQAVRCMDCGIPFCNNGCPVGNIIPDFNNLVYENDWLSAIETLHSTNNFPEFTGRICPAPCEAACTLNINDDPVGIKSIELAIIERAWQEGWVRPQPPQVGTGKTVAVIGSGPAGLAAAQQLARAGHAVTVFEKNDRVGGLLRYGIPDFKMEKHHIDRRVAQMEAEGVTFKTGVLVGAWDRKSTVTNLAKQTVTPDELRAEFDAVLLSGGAEQPRDLPVPGRELDGVHFAMEFLPGQNRVNAGDRLKKQLRADGKHVVVIGGGDTGSDCVGTSNRHGAVSVTQFEVMPQPPEHENKPLVWPYWPLKLRTSSSHEEGVTREFAIATKEFVGQGGKLTGVKTVRIELVDGHLKEIEGSEEVHPAELALLAMGFVSPVGSVIDAFGIDKDARGNALARTEEEGGYVTNLPGVFAAGDMRRGQSLVVWAIREGRQAARAIDQYLMGTSVLPR from the coding sequence ATGAGCAAAATTACCGGTTTCCTCGAACAGCCCCGCGTCAAAGAGAAGTATCAACCTGTTGATGTCCGCCTGAAGAACTACGCCGAATTCGTGCTGCCACTGGCAGGCGAGGCGGCACAGAAGCAGGCGGTGCGCTGCATGGACTGTGGCATCCCGTTTTGCAACAACGGCTGCCCGGTGGGCAACATCATTCCCGATTTCAACAATCTGGTGTACGAGAACGACTGGCTTTCGGCCATCGAAACCCTGCACAGCACCAACAATTTCCCGGAGTTCACGGGCCGCATCTGTCCCGCGCCCTGCGAGGCCGCCTGCACCCTGAACATCAACGATGACCCGGTGGGCATCAAGTCCATTGAGCTGGCGATTATCGAGCGTGCGTGGCAGGAGGGCTGGGTCAGGCCGCAGCCGCCGCAGGTGGGGACCGGCAAGACCGTGGCCGTGATCGGCAGCGGTCCGGCGGGGCTGGCGGCGGCGCAGCAACTGGCCCGCGCCGGACACGCCGTGACCGTGTTCGAGAAGAATGACCGCGTGGGTGGCCTGCTGCGTTACGGCATTCCCGACTTCAAGATGGAAAAGCACCACATCGACCGCCGCGTGGCCCAGATGGAGGCCGAGGGCGTGACCTTTAAAACCGGCGTGCTGGTGGGCGCGTGGGACAGAAAAAGCACGGTGACCAACCTCGCCAAACAGACCGTGACCCCGGATGAACTGCGCGCCGAATTCGACGCGGTGCTGCTGTCGGGCGGTGCGGAGCAGCCCCGTGACCTGCCGGTGCCGGGGCGCGAGCTGGACGGCGTGCATTTCGCAATGGAATTTCTGCCGGGCCAGAACCGAGTCAATGCCGGGGACAGACTCAAGAAGCAACTGCGTGCCGATGGCAAGCATGTCGTCGTGATTGGCGGCGGCGACACCGGCAGCGATTGCGTCGGCACCAGCAACCGCCACGGCGCCGTCTCGGTCACCCAGTTCGAGGTCATGCCCCAGCCGCCCGAACACGAGAACAAGCCGCTGGTCTGGCCGTACTGGCCCCTCAAGCTGCGCACCAGCTCCAGCCACGAGGAAGGCGTGACCCGCGAATTCGCCATAGCCACCAAGGAATTTGTGGGCCAGGGCGGCAAGCTGACCGGCGTTAAGACAGTGCGTATTGAACTGGTCGACGGTCACCTCAAGGAAATCGAGGGCAGCGAGGAAGTCCACCCGGCGGAACTGGCGCTGCTGGCGATGGGCTTTGTGAGCCCGGTGGGCAGCGTCATCGACGCGTTCGGCATCGACAAGGACGCGCGCGGCAACGCCCTGGCCAGAACGGAGGAGGAAGGCGGCTACGTCACCAACCTTCCCGGCGTGTTCGCTGCGGGCGACATGCGCCGGGGGCAAAGTCTGGTGGTCTGGGCCATCCGCGAGGGCCGACAGGCGGCGCGGGCCATCGACCAGTACCTGATGGGCACAAGCGTCCTGCCGAGGTAA